gttattaatatcattattgttgttgtcgttGTCGTCACTTCAGCGCTTATATGGTAACATGAATGTCAACAAAATGTATTGAAATTTAAGTTAAGGTGTCTGGTCTACAGCGTCATCCAAAGGCTGACGAAGATCTTTCGATGTATACCACGGTATGTGATGTCATAGACCAGGGACAGGGTCACAGTCTTCCTTTATAGCATAATTTTTCACCAATCAAATCACAGTATTTACTGTTAATTCTCTGCGCATGTGATAACAGTATTCCTGCTTCAGTCACATGCAGTCCATATATACTCTGCTTTAGATACATTTGGAAGCATAGCAGCACAATAGCCGTTCAGAACTGTTTTGGTGCTATATTTATCGTTTGGTTTTGATTTATGAGCTAAATTTGCTTTTGACATGCAGGCCTGCAAGATCACATCTGTAACACTTCACTTTTCAGCCGAAGAGGTGAATTTGTGGGGGGAAAAGAATCATTCTGTACTAGTTAACCAATAACTGGTTTCTCATTACAGctacaaaaatattttgatgAAAAATCATTCCAAATGAAATGCAAATTTGTAGTGGTTGAAAAAGAACCTTTTTCGATGTCTTGTTCACTGAAACACCCTGCAGACTTTATGTCTGCGCGgctttttaaattttacatttacttttaccattaattcatttagcagatgctattgtccaaagtgacatagaTGTGAGGCAAATAGTACATTGCAAGCATAATTGAATTCACTGCCTTTTCCAATGGATGCAACTGTGTCTCTTGCTGCCAACtctatttgtttattaattCTATAGCCCATTGCCCTTGATCGTTTAGGAAAAGGAATTAACATGTCAAGCTGAGTGTACTAAGGTTTGGGACACACAATAGAAGGACATGAAATGGATTAAAAATAATATGCCTGGGATTTTTTCCTACTTGTTTTAGCTTTGCAGAGGAGCCGTTACTTATTAGTCTAAATGAGTAGGTTATCATGCATATATTACTAGACTGGTAGCAAAGGGTGATGTTCATGTGACACAGGTCTGGCAGTGTGCTGCGGAAGGTTCTGCTTTGCTCTTTGCACTCTCTTCTCTGAAATGTGTTTAACCAATATGTGAAGCATAAGCAATAATTACTGCACGTCCGACCAGCCTCGGCTGTGGGATTCAGGTGTTGTGTCTGGTGACTCCATCCAGGTCGCCTCTAAATTTGGGCTCCTGAGGTCATCGCTAATTTAACTCTTTCTGTGGCTTATGGTATGAGGGACTCTGCAGAGGTTTTCCACAAGGTGCTTAATCCCAGTGGCTTCTACACCACATGCAGTTATGCACATAGGTGCTGGCTGGGAGTAGCATGGTGTAGGTCTGTCCTACACACTTCTGTCAATGCAGAAGTTTTCTGCTCAAGTTACAGTCTGCTCTCCTGCTATGAAAAAGGTAGTGAGATACCTTAAATAATGTTTGCTGGTTTCTTATCCCAGGAGGGGGTCCGCTGTAGGGTCCTCGAGTTTAACCCAAACCTCTCAGATAAACACATTTGGCTTCATCAATGGCTGAAGTGAATGACTGAACTTGGTGCAGGTATATACGTATATTTACACCTGGGAGTTGGCAGTATTACTGATGATACTTGCACACATTGCTGTGAAACGTAGGACACAGCGTGGGAATTCGGCCACCATCATCTGCATAAGTAGTGTTTGGGCAGAAGAACAGACTGCCATTTGGCTCCCAGCCAAGTTCTCAAACGATGGTATATGGACAGACCTTTCCTGCATTGCTTGGTCAGATAACCTTGGGCTGGAGTTAATTGATGCTTTTTTCTTCCAAGGTGTTTATAAACTCTGTCTGAACACACAGCCAGTGATGACCTTTTCTGTCACCATGTGAGAGTAGCAGGAATGGAGTGATtattgcatgtgtgcatgtgtgtgtgtgtgtgtgtgcatgtgtgtgtgtgtgtgtgtgtgtgtgtgtttccgcCTGTGTGGTCCAAGTGAATGACACATTACCCTGAGCAAGTTAatgcagggagagagagaatgtACAAGAACCGGGGAGATGGAGAGggatgaaagggggggggggggggggagggtatcAGACAAAGAGACACTTCAGGGGAAACCAGGAGGCTGAGAAGAAAGTGACGAAAAAACCAGTGAACAACGGGAACAATTTCATATGAGTGATGTTTAACGCTTTTTAAGGTCACGCCTGTTCGACTTCGggtttgcagttttttttgttattgctcTTATTGTCGTCGGGTTGCCATTTCCCAGAGCAATAAAAAATCCAGTTCAGTAACATTTCCTTTTTCCAAAGGCGAACCTACGCGCGCTTTAATTTTACAAGTAAACtacttacatttaaattaaaatagatAATTaaggataaataacatttaacgtGAGAAGAAGGCGTGTTTTTCAAATGTAAATTTTTAAATGACGTTCAGACGGTGTTACATAGTTATAAGACACTATAATCCCCTGTGCTACACTGATCAAAAATAGCAAATGTGTACTAAAATTTAACAGACTAACAGAATATGGTGACAATTGCTTATTTATGTCACACCTCTAAGCAAATTGCAAACTGCTCACTTCAGATCTAAATGAGATTATTCTGAATTTTTAAGACATAAACATTGCACCATAAGCTTAGAGTATATGATAACAAGACAGGCACAGTAATGACAGGTCATTTTATCAATGTACTATGGAAAAACCCGTGAGTTTGGCTTATACCATTTGGAATACACACCTCAGAATCTAGTGCAGATCTCTCTTACCTCTGTATTGTAAGATCATGCCATTCAGGTGCATGTCAAATTTGCGTTTGACATGCAAACTGTGTTTAACTTGTGTGTAAGACAAGCATTTGCTTCAACCAGCGATTCACAGCTAGCAGACAGCTCGTTCTCCAGTTAGCGCTACAAAAATAGTTTGGAGAAAAGAATCTTACCAAAGTCTTACCAGAATAACATGCAAATCTGTAATGGGTGAAATTATAAGCAAACCTTTTCTTGGCCTGTGGTTAAATGAGACACCACATAGACACAAATGGTTTAGTTCACAGCTCTCATGGTTTTGTGAAGCGTATTCACAGACAGTGGCATTAATCACAGTCAAGTGCAGTGATAGAAAAACTTTTCCATAGATGCTGACAGTTTTGTACTTAGTCATAGTTATATTTGCAAAAAAAGTCTTTATTCTagcaaaaataataaagtattcaTGCATTCCCAgcagaatgaaaaatatatactgtactgtacttaaagttaaaaaaagagaattaaGCTTTAGTGTTTTATATTGTGATCTGAAAAAAACAATATTCAGATACAGAAACAGATGACAATGTAGTATCCAATACAGTATCCAATACAGTATCCAATACAGTATCCAATACAGTATCCAATACAGTATCCAATACAGTATTCCCTGACCTAATGATGAACTCATCCTAGGCATTAGACACTTAGCTCAGGCTGATTACCACCAAATTCAATAATTCAACTAATTAATTTTTTCTGATGTCAGTCTATGATAATCTCTTCAAGTCTCTGTtatgttggggtgggggggtggggggggtgggggtgctgcaTAGAATAGACAGAATTTTTTAATCGTTTGTAGGTAAGCGCCGGTTAGCAGGCGACAGCTTCACTTTTCCGCTATTTGTCCAATGAAGCAGAACAAACACAATTAGCCACCTTGTCAGGACAGATGACACATTTGTCCCTGATAGTGACACGTCACATATGTTGGGTTGCTGTCTATTGGCAGCTGTCCTGACAGCGCTTCTTGACTGGGTGAGGCTGTGGGCTTCTCCTGCTGGGCCAGCCTGTGCATCTGGCAGTGATGTAGGCGTTTCGGCCTCTTTGCTCTGACTGCCACGGCTCCCTGCCTCTGTCCTGCTTACCTGTATCTTTTTCATTGGCCCTCTATTGTCCCTGACTTGAGGCTGTCAGCACGGTGCTCAGGTCTCCCCTGCACCGCTGCCCCCGTACAGCTGTTATCGGGAGTGTCGCAGCCATGCTGTCGGCGTTCGGCTGACAGAATCGTTGCAGGTAACAGCGTCACAGTCACATGCATTGTCTGAGCTTGCAAATCAGCAGGACAGGGGAATGCTCACCTCTCTTCTACCTGCTAGTTCCCACGATCCCCTTCTGCCGACACCTGTGCCGTATTTGGACAGCTGCAAAGCCGTAAAGGTCACACCCATTCTGTGGAAGAATGAGTAGCTATCGGAGATAAGGAGATAAACCTCACAGTCGCCACTGTTCTCATTTTTATCTTGCTGTCGCCGTGATCTTGGTAGCCGAGGCAGGCGGATACAGTTCTGGGGTAGATTTTGCAATAAATTCCACGTTAATAAATAATTCCTTATGAAGAATCACTGAAACCGCGGGGAGAAACAGGAGCACACAGAATTGTCCATGTTCAGAGGAGAGTAGCAGTGTAGGGACAGATCTGAGTGGGCTGACTGTACTCTCACACCTGTGAAAGAAACAGGACATGGGGCAAAAAATGTGGCCTTCCTTTTTTACgtacaataaatattttttaaaaggccCATGACTGCTAACTAGCACCACTTAATTGTACACAAATTAGCCCCCCATATAATTAGCTAGTTAGCTTCATtccaaaataaaactaaaacaattaACAATTGGCTGGTTCAAATGTAGTTGATAGAGCTGCACAGAATTAATTTTTCGACATTGTTTGCCATGCCTACAAAGTAAATCCGATGAACAGAAACacacaatttccccacattTCCACACAGACGGAAATCTATTTTTAGAAGAAGATAAGGTTAGTCCATCACAGTAACGCTGTAGTCTTCACATCTCTgacgtgtgcgtgtgcgtggcACTAGATGTCACCCCAGTGTAGTGCGGCAGCGGTGAACTCGTAATGGCCGTGTTACGTGAGTCACCTCCAGAAGCCCCACCCCACGCCACCCCCCTCCCGGCTCTCGCATGCAGACACGTGTGCATCTCCAGCACAAGAAATGCATAGACACACCCCTGCAGCACCTCCGATGAAGaatggggttagggttagcctaCTAGGGACACGACAAGCTGTCACTTAAGGCGTTTATTAAAGACTGCAAATGAGAAAGGAGCAGGAGTCAGTGCATTTACCATAAATCTAGCCAAAAATGGGCATGATTTCTCACTTCTATGCATCGCGTGGTGTGTGCAAAATCTTCTCAGCAAAGCCTTGCAGTAGCAGTAGTCACACTGTTCGCACCATACAGGGCAAATAAAACGCAGTAAGAAATATGGACAAGGAGTCAAATGTGTCCCCATTTTAAACACCCTCAAGCTGTAAATGAGACTGTAAAACTGTAATACTTATGTAGATTTTTCCACCCCTGAAATGCAATAAAAGTCTAGTATAAACATTTATCCTATTAAAAATTGACCCCCTATAAACGATTCCCTACAGGGAACACGTGTAGTGGAAAATAAATCTTAAATGCAGAACCTGGTGATTTGTTAATGTTTATCTTGATGATTTTAGTTCCCCTTTTCCTTGTATCAATGTTTATACATTCTTGTTTTCATGCAAACTGTcatttttttggcatttttaaatgtgatttagaTTTGAAAGCAGAACGGGGGAGTGCGTGGCTCACGAGGTTTGGACGCTTATGCCTGTGATCGAAATGTTGCCAGTCAATAgactgatgtcactgttgggcctttGATCAAGGCCATTAAAGCCTAATGACTTCAGGTACCGCCTGACCCTGTTACCTTAAAAAGGTAGATtggtttggataaaagcatctaacaaaacaaacattgaTATCGTAGAATAGGAACCATATATTTAGCATTTATCAAAATCCATCAGTATATTTGAGGATGGGTATTTGGTCTACTTAGGGTGATGGTAATTTACAGCAGGAAGCATGCGGCACAATCCTGACCCCGGTTCCCACAAACAGCGTGTCTTCAGGCAGAGGGAGAACATGTGGACCACATATGGATGGAGATCCCACAGCGGTGGCGAGACGAGGCGGCAGCAATGCGCCCTGAGCCTCCGAGCCAGCCAGCCCTCCCACGCGCCGAGGGCAACGCCCAACAGGCCGCGCCACGGCTGGATGGCGGAGACAGCTTCACGTAGTGTCTGCTCGCGACACAGACTTTATTTCATGAATGATGGGAGGCAGGAAACACTTCACAATGAGAGCCGGAGAGAGAGTTTCTATATATATACTacagcatgtttgtgtgtgtttgtctgagGGAACAGAAGCAGATTTGGAGCAGATGTTAGTGCTGATAGCTGACAGCAGTAGCTGGACCTGAATGTAGGTGGAGCTGCCGTTCCGTGACCATCTCCTACTGCCCCTGTTCTGCACCCCCGTTCCTGTCTCCCGGTGTCCTTTCGCCGCCTTCGTCCAGTCGCGTCACTTTCTGTACCTCTCAGCTTGCACAGCTGTGCGCACATCTGCACTGCAGTGCCCCGCACAGCTGGCCCTGCAGTGGGGTCTGTGTCTGCTCACTCCCAGTGAGTGTCCCAATTGTGCTTTACACACTGATGGGAATACTGATAGAGTTACTGATAGAGGATAAATGCCTCTTATACTGTGATTGTCAGCTGTCACCCCCTGCTTTTCCAATGTTATTCTAGGCTTGGGTGTTATCTGATTTTTCATACTGTTGTACCTTCCAGTAGGGATGTCCTGATCCACTTTTTTAGTACCTCAATCTGATCCATTCAATATTTATATCTGCCTATTTCGAGTCCCAATCTgatcttttaataaatatttaaatatacatatgcATACAGTAGGTGTTGGTACCTTCTTCAACTAAGTAAGCCTTGTGATTTCGCAGTATTCTTCATTATGATGTCTCTGCAAGTCCCTAATTAGATTTGTTACATTAAATGACACTGTCTTGCAAACATTGCAGGTAGTTGTTGGGCTACTTTGTGCTTCCAGTTTAAAGAATTTCCACATGGCTGACATCTTGACAAGTTGTAGTTTGAAGCCACGTACCTTTAGCTTCCTGTAGCATGTGATGGAACCTTACAATCTGTGGAACTGATGTAAATTATTACAGTCTGCACAAATGATGATGGAGATTAAATTGATTGGGCTGTGGTGGCcgataatgaaatgaaattgaGACATTATACCACAATATACGgtattttgaaaaataaaattcctATGGCAGATTTTATCATGGGGAAACCTCCATCACATTGGCTCAGTTAATGTTGTGggcaagatttcaaaataccataGTATATCCAGAATACCTTGGTATACCACCTATTCCTCTGTTCCATTGTCATTCCTACCCATTTGGCTTCCTAATGCTGGCCAAAGGGATGTGTTTACACAGCTGAAACAACAGCTTGAGTGGCAAGAAAAAAATATGCACAGCTCTGACAAAAGAAATACATTTAACGATGAGATTTTagaaaatgtttataaaatgaAACAATTATGATCAGAATTTGGCTCCAGCTAAGGAAAGAGAGTGTGCATTTGCATCCAAATTGTGTCACAGAACAAGCCATTCAGCAGAATGCAAACACAGACCAAGCTTAGCATAAACCTGGAGCGTTAAAGGCCGTTCTGCCTCTCAGTGTAGGTATGCAGTATCATTTTATATGTTCAGTTTAGGTAAAAGTTATATTAAGAAGATATTGGTTCATGTGGTTAGTGTCAGTGGTCTTTTGTCAATAGTTGCAGTCAACGTATGACATTTCTGCAAGTGACTAAGCGCACTGCTTCAGCTAAGACCATTTGctcaatgaataaaatgtaaaatataagcCTTGCTCAGATTCAGAAAGTTGGTGCCAATCGTATTGAAACTCCCCAGACAAACCACTGAGAAAAGCGGTGGAGACATAGCACAATAAAAGCAGAAACAGGCCTTTCAGCATCTCTAAATGAGGGAGTCAGCCATAGCACGGCTGAGTTCATAACATGTATGACATTTCAATTATATGTGAATGAATCATGGGGAAAACTCCAGTTTCTGATCTCAGAAGCATGGACGTTAAACCCATCACCGCTAACACTAAATCTGGCCATTTTACAAAGGCACAATTTAAGGGCGATTAATGGTTCCTTCAGAAAAACATTAATCACATAGAACTTGTGTAAGTGTGCATGTGAATATGCTGGCAGAGCAGACTTATTGCTGAGTGTCAGCAGCACAGCAGCGTGAGCAGGCGCCATGGCGACAGGAGGCGTCACTCAGCAACAACAAGCCAGCGATTAAAAAGGCAGGGCCGAGTAAAGGGCCATGATGAACTTCCAGCACTCAAGGGATCACGTCAAATTTGTGAAATTCCAGTGAAATTGTTCTGTGAGAACACATGTAAAACATGAGATCTAGCTGAATTTTCTGGCCgattgaagaaaaaaagaataagcGTTTTAAAAGGACAGATTTGGTGGGCAAAGGATTACTGATGACAGGGAATGCCATAGTGACAGATTTCTGGAGACTAAGCTACATGCGTTTGCTTTGTCAGGTGTTATTGTGCGGCTCTCCTTATTTTCTATGCATGTAGCAATTACCTTCTCtctcctgcagggggagctATTGAGCCCTTGCCGCTGTGACGGCTCAGTGCGCTGCACCCACCAGCCCTGCCTTATCCGCTGGATCAGCGAACGCGGCTCCTGGAGCTGCGAGCTGTGCTACTTCAAGTATCAGGTGCTGGCCATCAGCACCAAGAACCCACTACAGGTAACACACTCTGCCAGCTCTTCAGGACgctgcacacacgcacacacgtacacacgcacactcacaagCATACAAGCACTATGACACAGGGCACAGATTGgcaatttttatttgatttcttAATGTCTCAAAGACAAATGTATCTTCTTGTAATGCTAGGAAATATATGTGTTTATAGCTAATAGCGATATTAAGATATTTCACACATATCCGAGTTCCTTCCATTGATATTTAACCATTCACGAGTCAGACACATGAGCATAACACACATTGAATTATAGCATGGTCTGACTCACTAACCTGTCACAATCCATCACCCCCCTCCCTTTCCAGTGGCAGGCCATCTCCCTCACGGTGATCGAGAAGGTGCAGATCGCAGCCATCATCCTGGGCTCCCTCTTCCTAATTGCCAGCATCTCCTGGCTCATCTGGTCCTCGTTGAGCCCCTCGGCCAAGTGGCAGCGCCAGGACCTGCTCTTCCAGATCTGCTACGGCATGTACGGCTTCATGGACATAGTGTGCATCGGTGAGCGCGTTTCCTGTGCCTGTGCTGAACCCTACCCTTACTAACCTGCTTTTGTTTTGCACTCAGGTGCGATCGTTCAGAAATGCCTATTCAGTTTAGGCGAAGAAAACAAGAACTGTTTGAGCGTGTCGGCTTTTGTCTTGAAAAGATATTTAGGTTATGGTGGCCCTTGTTTGTTTTCAGTATACTTGTTCTCATTATTGTCTACCAAATGCATCTTTTCCAGGCCTTATCGTCCACGAGGGCTCTTCTGTGTACCGAATATTCAAGCGGTGGCAGGCTGTAAACCAGCAATGGAAGGTACTGAATTACGAAAAGGCCAAGGACCTGGAGGACCCAATGAACTCGGCGGGCAAGGGAGGGGGGCGTGCCTCTCGGAACAACCCACATGGCTCAGCCAATGGTGTCAGGGGAGGGAGGCGGGGCCAGCGTGTCAGGACTATTCTGAACCACCACTGTGGCTACACCCTCCTGCACATTCTGAGTCAGCTGCGGCCGAACGATCACCGCATCAGCGCCACGGCGAACCGTGAGGTGGTGATGAGGGTCACCACTGTATGAAACTGGAGGCCCACTGTACGGACCACTGCCAAAATGGCCTCCCTCACTGACTACGGCATAGCAACGAATGCATGGCGCAGCAGTAACGAAGAAATACAGACAAACTGAACCTGAGTTCttatacaaaaaaatgcatttttaacagcaaataaacagatgaacagaacataaaaaatacaaacagcTCCACGACAAACTTAAAtgctggaattttttttcttttcccagcaagaaaatacatttccatggctactgttgtttttgttttttattaaactGTTACTTGTTACTTGTTACTGATTTTGGTTTTATAAGAGAACACACTGTAAAACGATTATAAAATTTCCAAAAGCCGTTCCCATGCTGCTGGGTTCCGTGTGGAATCGCGTCACACTTCCGCCCCATAGCAAGGGGGTCATTGACGACCCCTGAACTCTCCCCGCGCAAAGGCAGCTGAGGAGTCTGAAAAACAATAACTTAACCTACAATAAAATTACAGAAGTCCTGAACAATAACACCAATATTCCACAAACAAAAAACGTGTGAACCAACCTGGCAATAAGGGGTATCTGTACATCTCACCGTGAATTCTGTCCGAGGGGGGTGGCTACTTTCTTGTTTTCTTctcatccctctctctctctctgtctttctctctctgccaaTTTGCTGTTTTTCAGATTCATGCTCGCCGACACAGAGGGGCGGGCTGCAGGAAAATAATTGCCGAATCAATGAATCATCGCTGTAGCTTACAATACCTTCAAAGCAGTGTCtttctttcttctcttttttgATTTGGAAGACTTCACTCTTATAGCCTGAAGCTGTAAAGTACCCTGAATATAACCCAAACTATCCTGGGATGAAACAAAGCTCAAAGGTGCTTGATACAAATATTTGTATCCGgaatttattcatttacatgTCAGCTAATAACAAGCACTTATGAcatgataaataaaaatgccatcTTGACCTGACTGTACTGTGTGCCCCCTGTACTGAGGCATCTTTAGCCTTGACTGTTTGTGTTTCAGAATGTTCCAGGGTGCTGTCTTGTTTACTTTAAGAGTATAAACCCCATATGGTAAGAATTATCAGTTGACAAACTGAAACTACTGGCTGATTGGATATGCACATAAATGACATATAATTCCAGCATATAATCTACTTTAACATAATTATCTTACGATTATTTAGGTGCTGATTAGGTAAGACCATTTAAATGTATACCTCAAGCAAAAGTCAGCACTTATTACAGTTTGGAGTATTATAACCAATGAAAACCACTGCAGCAGATCCTGAGAAGAAGatcaaaatatataaatttgcAGTTGCTTGCAGTATTTGCCATGTTCTGCTGTAAATCCTAAATTTGTGACGAAACATTTCCTTTAATGTGGATGGAGTACAAAGAACCACAGTGTGTCGGATGTTATGGGGGGTTTTTAACTTAAGACAAATACCTGAGTTTATGTTATTTGCAATGTTCAATAACTTTTGTCAAAACAGTGTTTGCTTTGAATTAAACATGCATTATATACCCAAAATGTCCTAATTCCTACTCAAATTTATGCCCAAATTGTCCTCATTTCAGTCTCTAACCTGATTACGGCTATAAACATGATTGTACTATGTACATTGTTACAGCTGTCATTGTCCTTATTATTAATATGGTATGAACTTcagatataataaaaaaaaccaatATGCACAGACCAGTGTGTATAACTCAGTGGTACACGTGGTATGTGATGTCGTTCACTCAGCACACGTACACCCTGAACCTCAGTCGAAGCCATGAGTGTGTAGAACCATACTGGCCAGGTCTAGTACAGAGGCGTACAGGACCCAGAGTTCTAAGACATAACAGGGCTAGTGAACCTGTTCATTCAGGTGGTAGAACAGAATTTCCCATGCTGACTGAGGAGGTCTATGTTAACATCATAATTCagataagaaaataaatgtgtacACAGAACTACAGTTCTGTTCCACAATATGCTGTTGGAAACTGCTTTGTGTGGAATTTTAGGGATATCTGTAGAATTTCTGTAAGGTTGATGCTATATTACCTCCACAAACAATATCAGAATGTTGTTATTAAACTAATCACAAAACAAATGTGATACCTGCATTCACAGCTTGATCAGCACAAAATAACCTCAATTTAGCACCTGCCAACATCAATGGGCTGCTACCTTGGCAGGGGATGGAGTCATGCACACCAAGTAAATCATTTGCTCCAGTCATTACCCAAAATTTAAGGCTGTGGATTGTCCTGTGATcacaacaataacaacacaTAATTTGTTTCACTAACTTTCATCATGCTTCCAGCTTTATTTGCTTTTCAGACTATTTACATTTTGATTGATTAAATCCACAAGATTGCTTTTTGAAGGCGTTATTATCCCGCACTTCAAAGAATTGCCTCAGACCACGGAGTATCTCATGCTCAAGCATAGACATTCAGAattacaaatacattttaaagccATTCTTGTGCCAAGTCATCTAGATGGATGGTGACCCTGAAAAAGGAAAGTGACATCAGTATTACCGTTAATATTAAACCGAACAGCCTCAGCGAATTGTACACGATCTCAAAGATAGACAAAGCTATGATAAACAAAGCCAAAACCATTTTTTGAATATCTGATTGCCAAAAGCAACGTGAGAGGCAATTACGGTTTCATGTTTTGAAATATAAATTTCAGAGGACTAAACGTACGTAATATTTACCGTAATTATGAGAACACCATAAGCAAGCTTAGGTACATCAAGATCAGAGTCAGCTATGAGTCATTTTGTAACAGATTTCAGGACCAGTAAACTCACATCTTGTAACAGTGCCTAAAATAAAGAAGTACACAGGGACAAAAAGAAAATCTCCCCAGAGATGCCACGGTTAATGCATCATTACATAAAACAATTATGCGCATGCATACTTAAAGTAAAATTACGTAAATGTAAAATGATAATTTATATCGAACAATTCTATTTctgttgtgttttgtgtttctcAAGTATGCGTTTTTTGAAGCTGTAGTCTAATACACTAGTGACCTtagaaggttttttttcccatcagTACTGCAATATCCGTTACACAAACCGCTTATCTGGGTGAGATCATAAATCTTTTGGCTTGGATGTTACAGATCAGGTATGAAAAAAGAATTATCGCAATTATTCTTGTGCCAAGGCCAAGCCGCATCAattttctcagaaaaaaaggtttatttttCTCCCATCTGTTCACTATGCTTAGCCTACCGGATCTTACTTAGTGCAATATTACGTTAAATGCAAGATAATTAAGAGCAGTAATTTCAATATGTTACTGAAATCTACCAGACATATTtttaacattaataacaaagcatgtaatatatgcataatATTTTCGCCTTGAAAATACATGGAGATATAAACTCAGTATTAAAGTGTAGAAAGTAGCCAATCAGAGGAAAGGAGGCCGGACATTGGCCCGTCTACGTTACGTCATTAATGAGCGACACAATGCAGCAGCGTGCTGCCTAGAGTGTGGTCTGGGTGGTTGttgctgtatttattttttaatacttttattCAAAACTTAGGTAAAAAAGGTACTTTCCCCCCATATAAAAAATGAGCGTGTCAATGCCACAGAAGCGTTACTACAGACAACGAGCCCATTCCAATCCCATGGCTGATCACACCTTTGACTAGTGAG
This genomic interval from Paramormyrops kingsleyae isolate MSU_618 chromosome 8, PKINGS_0.4, whole genome shotgun sequence contains the following:
- the marchf9 gene encoding E3 ubiquitin-protein ligase MARCHF9; the encoded protein is MMFKYRIRMFFNELKVLVLMRSGSRRADPDADADRRSSMRGLGMGGCGWPPFDCSSRDDEEEYYGTDPRPRSLAFEEKEARLQGGLDAVSLTSSMESGIRSPQCRICFQGPEQGELLSPCRCDGSVRCTHQPCLIRWISERGSWSCELCYFKYQVLAISTKNPLQWQAISLTVIEKVQIAAIILGSLFLIASISWLIWSSLSPSAKWQRQDLLFQICYGMYGFMDIVCIGLIVHEGSSVYRIFKRWQAVNQQWKVLNYEKAKDLEDPMNSAGKGGGRASRNNPHGSANGVRGGRRGQRVRTILNHHCGYTLLHILSQLRPNDHRISATANREVVMRVTTV